The following are encoded in a window of Maylandia zebra isolate NMK-2024a linkage group LG5, Mzebra_GT3a, whole genome shotgun sequence genomic DNA:
- the perm1b gene encoding uncharacterized protein perm1b codes for MDDLDHSIHIAEDDWTSFYEESEECSLQQPSLACLDDASLTDSEDSGNLSSAVSQSQQDSQQNPDNDKDGDTSNTAECTEEESSNLSVPLNQPEDAATKSEEDSEAYPKCPAPVPEETGYSATNTLQTELLNKSEHLTKDGEVQPESEPLSCHQTGLNVNEPDTTERAVNEDVRSVSARAEKERWFVTVNDNPARWRARPTAVKKKRRQKKPFERRHACNATQENSPESGVKLEMNKNKPASQARRESKSNQNQKSGSNPSYEHNVEVGVISESSQAALISDEEDNFPSLKQNILKPMMKRSKSEPDSSALMARDPLTHSQMENEECDELEDSAEFLSVYSYDSESYLSAAESVEETQHPPQHPEMCRSLSLTSGCQKKDADSTQDGQMHSSFSTNVSAASCKIYEATGAVPSPMHPSANQRNTSMPDHIPPCENETHCLILLDTPGAQRHQINLSVPGFSKEEQPSPLCVPDVTVKPCSEEDCPETYAKAEGHSRPVYAISAFWDEMEKLTINDILQLRMNRGSSPIETGEATTPNVDESPTNHDPLVDTVEYNLSCSTPMDISDTADSDYFTQADESKPDQSSCEFSTSDFEEEYWQFVGPSRNPSPDPHRKNKHSRSDSPFFSNDESTCSEGRETPVPLEDFAGQCFDSQKPHTLTSSTLALPRQLTKSKSMQNIQTLNRENASLPALLGSDESSLFFSRCQSLAENTAFKLSDSLGTQIPLSFLSSTDFLDYQISYPEVFEYFFTEDKVNSDSRHFTVYDPKDISMPPVFDYALCSCRDEMSFSPLHCNEEKPIPIFSCSHPTVRELTLPKVGSGFALNVFLSANSDEVDDISPLRIVSHSFIQAHQHGSTVEAAVGGSASWKSLLPIRKIHFHDKGSIWCRGSGDWVFPVDFEKIPSRREDPGAPVLSVGRVSPASSQLFRELEEQHFILETIQTTRHQGIFSTLKQSDMCLVCIAFASWVLRSSDPEAADAWKAALLANLSALSAIRYLRQYVKKRNPQLEF; via the exons ATGGATGATTTAGATCACAGTATTCACATTGCAGAGGATGACTGGACAAGCTTCTATGAGGAGAGTGAGGAGTGCAGTCTGCAGCAGCCTTCACTTGCCTGCCTTGATGATGCCAGTCTCACAGATTCAGAGGATTCGGGAAACCTAAGCTCAGCTGTCAGCCAAAGCCAGCAAGACTCACAGCAGAATCCTGATAATGACAAAGATGGAGATACAAGCAACACAGCAGAATGCACCGAAGAAGAAAGCTCTAATTTGTCAGTGCCACTTAATCAGCCGGAGGATGCTGCAACAAAATCTGAAGAGGACTCTGAAGCATATCCTAAATGTCCTGCACCAGTCCCAGAGGAGACGGGTTACAGCGCTACAAACACTCTGCAAACTGAGCTACTGAATAAATCAGAACATCTGACAAAAGATGGAGAAGTGCAGCCAGAGAGTGAACCGCTTTCTTGTCACCAAACAGGATTAAATGTGAATGAGCCAGACACGACAGAGAGGGCTGTAAACGAAGATGTAAGGAGTGTTTCTGCAAGAGCAGAGAAGGAACGCTGGTTTGTGACAGTGAACGATAATCCCGCACGATGGCGAGCACGTCCCAccgctgtaaaaaaaaaacgaagacaaaaaaaaccctttgaGAGACGTCATGCGTGCAACGCTACTCAGGAGAACTCACCTGAAAGTGGTGTAAAGTtagagatgaataaaaataaacctgcaTCTCAGGCAAGAAGGGAATCTAAatcaaaccaaaaccaaaaatcaGGCAGCAACCCAAGTTATGAACACAACGTGGAGGTAGGAGTCATTTCAGAATCATCACAAGCGGCTTTAATATCTGATGAAGAAGACAATTTTCCATCACTCAAACAAAATATTCTTAAGCCGATGATGAAGAGAAGCAAAAGTGAACCAGACAGCTCAGCTTTGATGGCACGAGACCCACTCACGCATTCacagatggagaatgaggagtGCGATGAGCTTGAAGACAGTGCTGAGTTCCTCTCCGTTTACAGTTATGATTCAGAAAGCTATTTGTCAGCAGCTGAATCAGTGGAGGAAACTCAGCATCCTCCTCAACACCCAGAAATGTGCCGCTCGTTATCTTTGACATCCGGCTGCCAAAAAAAAGATGCTGACTCTACACAGGACGGACAAATGCATTCTTCTTTTTCCACCAATGTGTCAGCTGCCAGCTGTAAAATTTATGAAGCTACCGGCGCTGTGCCTTCCCCGATGCATCCATCTGCCAACCAAAGAAATACAAGCATGCCAGATCATATCCCCCCATGTGAAAATGAAACACACTGCTTGATACTCTTGGACACACCTGGAGCCCAAAGACATCAAATCAATCTTTCAGTACCTGGTTTCTCTAAGGAAGAACAGCCCTCCCCTCTCTGTGTTCCTGATGTAACAGTAAAACCTTGCTCTGAGGAAGACTGCCCAGAAACATATGCCAAAGCTGAGGGTCACAGTCGACCCGTGTAcgccatctctgctttttgggATGAAATGGAAAAATTGACAATAAATGACATTTTGCAGCTCAGAATGAATAGAGGCTCATCACCTATAGAAACAGGAGAAGCCACGACACCAAATGTAGATGAATCCCCAACAAATCATGACCCTCTGGTTGACACTGTGGAGTATAATTTGTCTTGCAGCACTCCCATGGATATTTCAGACACAGCAGACTCGGACTATTTTACGCAGGCTGACGAATCTAAGCCAGACCAATCAAGCTGTGAGTTTTCCACCTCAGATTTTGAAGAGGAGTACTGGCAGTTTGTTGGCCCCAGCAGGAACCCCAGCCCTGACCCTCACAGAAAAAACAAGCACAGCAGGAGTGACTCTCCATTCTTCTCAAACGATGAGTCCACATGCTCCGAAGGCAGAGAGACGCCTGTGCCTTTAGAGGACTTTGCAGGGCAGTGTTTTGACAGTCAGAAGCCCCACACTTTGACCTCAAGCACACTTGCATTGCCTAGACAGTTAACCAAAAGTAAAAGTATGCAGAATATACAAACTCTCAACAGAGAGAATGCATCTTTGCCTGCTTTACTTGGTAGTGATGAAAGTAGTCTGTTTTTTAGCAGATGTCAGTCTTTGGCAGAAAACACTGCTTTTAAACTAAGTGACAGCCTGGGAACACAAATTCCTCTGTCTTTTCTATCCAGCACAGACTTTCTTGATTACCAAATATCTTACCCAGAGGTGTttgaatactttttcacagagGATAAAGTAAACTCTGACTCCAGGCACTTCACTGTTTATGATCCAAAAGACATCTCCATGCCTCCTGTCTTTGACTATGCTCTTTGTTCATGTAGAGATGAAATGTCTTTCTCTCCTCTTCACTGCAACGAGGAGAAACCCATCCCCATTTTCTCTTGTTCTCATCCTACCGTCAGAGAACTCACACTGCCCAAGGTGGGCAGTGGGTTTGCACTCAATGTTTTCTTGAGTGCAAACTCTGATGAAGTGGATGACATCTCTCCCCTGAGAATTGTGTCCCATTCTTTCATTCAGGCCCACCAACATGGATCCACAGTAGAAGCAGCCGTGGGTGGATCTGCCAGCTGGAAAAGTTTACTGCCGATAAGAAAAATTCACTTCCATGATAAAGGGAGCATATGGTGCAGAGGATCTGGTGACTGGGTGTTTCCGGTTGACTTCGAGAAGATACCCAGCAGGAGAGAAGATCCAGGGGCACCGGTGCTGAGTGTGGGAAGGGTCTCCCCGGCTTCCTCGCAGCTGTTTAGAGAGCTAGAAGAGCAGCATTTCATTTTGGAAACTATACAGACAACAA GACACCAGGGCATCTTCTCCACACTGAAGCAGTCAGACATGTGTTTAGTCTGCATTGCCTTTGCCTCCTGGGTACTAAGATCCTCTGATCCAGAGGCTGCTGATGCCTGGAAAGCAG CTCTACTAGCAAATCTGAGTGCACTATCAGCTATCCGGTACCTGCGGCAGTATGTGAAGAAGAGGAATCCTCAACTTGAATTCTGA